The Anomaloglossus baeobatrachus isolate aAnoBae1 chromosome 10, aAnoBae1.hap1, whole genome shotgun sequence genome has a segment encoding these proteins:
- the LOC142254251 gene encoding hemoglobin subunit alpha-5-like: MSLTDAEKAFIASMGAKISVPAVADELGAKFLESLLSYPQTKIYFSHLNTSHGSQDLRNNGGKIMKAIGNAAQHLDDLHGALSPPNDLQPQDAWANPGTFKMMSSTLNGVLADQFSSEFIIDGEVSFHKFMALVASLPMFKSK, translated from the exons ATGTCTCTCACCGACGCTGAAAAAGCTTTCATCGCCTCCATGGGAGCCAAAATTTCTGTCCCTGCTGTCGCTGATGAGTTGGGAGCAAAGTTTCTGGAAAG TCTTTTGAGCTACCCTCAGACCAAAATCTACTTCAGCCACTTAAACACGAGCCACGGCTCCCAGGATCTCCGCAACAATGGAGGAAAGATTATGAAGGCCATTGGTAATGCTGCCCAGCACCTGGATGACCTTCATGGTGCTCTGTCCCCCCCCAATGATCTGCAACCCCAGGACGCCTGGGCGAATCCTGGCACCTTCAAA ATGATGTCAAGCACCCTCAATGGGGTCCTGGCCGATCAATTCTCCAGTGAATTCATCATCGATGGTGAGGTATCTTTTCACAAATTCATGGCTCTTGTGGCCTCTCTCCCGATGTTCAAGAGCAAATAA